In Azospirillaceae bacterium, a genomic segment contains:
- a CDS encoding ABC transporter permease subunit codes for MSSVLLVFRRELSAYFLTPIAPVFLVAFLALAAAVTFHLGDYLPRGRADLQPFFGFHPWLFLVFAPALGMRLWAEERRAGTLEFLMTLPLTTAQAVLGKFLAAWAFIGVALALTFPMWITVNWLGDPDNGVILLGYLGSLMLAGGFLAVSACISALTRNQVVAFVAASVACFVLMMSGLEMVQGLLRPALPAPMLDLVGWLSVLPHHGQFTRGVLDLRAVLFFASLIGFCLTANAAIVDLKKR; via the coding sequence ATGTCGAGCGTCCTACTCGTCTTCCGGCGCGAGCTGTCGGCCTATTTCCTGACGCCCATCGCACCGGTGTTCCTGGTGGCGTTCCTGGCGCTGGCGGCGGCGGTCACCTTCCACCTGGGCGACTATCTGCCCCGCGGGCGCGCCGATTTGCAGCCATTCTTCGGCTTCCATCCCTGGCTGTTCCTGGTGTTCGCGCCGGCGCTCGGCATGCGCCTGTGGGCGGAGGAGCGGCGTGCCGGCACCCTCGAGTTCCTGATGACGTTGCCCCTGACCACCGCCCAGGCGGTGCTGGGCAAGTTCCTGGCGGCCTGGGCCTTCATCGGCGTGGCCCTGGCGCTGACCTTTCCCATGTGGATCACCGTGAACTGGCTGGGCGATCCGGACAATGGGGTGATCCTGCTGGGATACCTGGGCAGCCTGATGCTTGCGGGCGGGTTCCTGGCGGTCAGCGCCTGCATCTCGGCCCTGACCCGCAACCAGGTGGTGGCCTTCGTCGCGGCGTCCGTAGCCTGCTTCGTGCTGATGATGAGCGGGCTGGAGATGGTGCAGGGCCTGCTGCGCCCGGCCCTGCCGGCGCCGATGCTCGACCTCGTCGGCTGGTTGAGCGTCCTGCCGCACCACGGGCAGTTCACGCGGGGCGTGCTCGACCTGCGCGCGGTCCTGTTCTTCGCGTCGCTGATCGGGTTCTGCCTGACCGCGAACGCCGCCATCGTCGATCTGAAGAAACGGTGA
- a CDS encoding Gldg family protein, producing the protein MPDRLRRPDGRTLSLAGLVLAGVAFLSVNLFAGLQFGGFRADLTRDRLYSVSDGTRQILRTLEEPVHLRLYASSRLLRTNPTLSAYADRVRSLLASYQELAGGRLRLDVIDPDPFSPDEDRAIAFGLRGTPLPGTAERGFFGLAATNTTDDIEVIPQLSPDREPFLEYDLTRMVYGLANPTRPVVAVLDGLGLAGNPQRDLPTQQVLEPLRQFFQLRLLPADAPYVPAEVQVLMVVHPQALAPRTLYAIDQFVLRGGRIIAFVDPSAEGTPENAQAGPGTPPSASDLDRLLTAWGVEMLRGEVVLDRRQAQRVQASRAGRALTTEYLPWLAVRRDGLAADDHATGQLSVLSFASAGALRQRPDATTRFAWLARTTPDSMRVPARQVFPSPDPFQLLRDFQASGERQVLAARITGPVSTAFPDGPPPGATPQGEHRRTAAQPLNAVVVADADLLVDGSWLEAGRGGDGAPVPIANNADFVLRAVEHLAGTPALLDLPVRQTSTRPFAVLEELRNAAEQRFRETERQLLDRLREAEERINRIAADNRTAGIDVILTPDQQQAIERFRAEAVGIRTQLRDVQRALRADIDRLDGMIKALNVAVAPMLAGAGLFAFNRWRRRGGGLPPRITRCVHTGMAAAWARTGRPIVDALRRAMAPLAAKLPGIPKSPRRT; encoded by the coding sequence GTGCCCGATCGCTTGAGGCGGCCCGATGGCCGCACCCTCAGCCTCGCCGGGCTCGTCCTGGCAGGCGTGGCGTTCCTGTCGGTCAACCTGTTCGCCGGCCTGCAGTTCGGCGGCTTCCGGGCCGACCTGACCCGGGACCGGCTCTACAGCGTGTCCGACGGCACCCGGCAGATCCTGCGCACGCTGGAGGAGCCGGTCCACCTGCGCCTGTATGCGTCGTCGCGGCTGCTGCGGACCAACCCGACCCTGTCCGCCTATGCCGACCGGGTCCGCAGCCTTCTCGCCTCGTACCAGGAGTTGGCGGGGGGCCGGCTGCGCCTGGACGTGATCGACCCGGACCCGTTCTCGCCCGACGAGGATCGCGCCATCGCCTTCGGCCTGCGCGGCACGCCGCTGCCCGGAACGGCCGAACGCGGGTTCTTCGGGCTGGCTGCGACCAACACCACCGACGACATCGAGGTCATCCCCCAGCTTTCGCCGGACCGCGAGCCGTTCCTGGAATACGACCTGACCCGGATGGTCTACGGCTTGGCCAACCCGACCCGTCCCGTGGTGGCGGTTCTGGATGGCCTGGGACTGGCCGGCAACCCGCAACGGGACCTGCCGACCCAGCAGGTGCTGGAGCCGCTCCGCCAGTTCTTCCAACTGCGCCTGCTGCCGGCGGACGCGCCCTACGTGCCCGCCGAAGTGCAGGTGCTGATGGTGGTGCATCCGCAGGCACTCGCCCCCCGCACCCTCTACGCCATCGACCAGTTCGTCCTGCGGGGCGGCCGTATCATCGCCTTCGTCGATCCCAGCGCCGAGGGAACGCCCGAGAACGCACAGGCCGGCCCCGGCACCCCGCCGAGCGCGTCCGACCTGGACCGGCTGCTGACCGCCTGGGGCGTCGAGATGCTGCGCGGCGAGGTCGTGCTGGACCGCCGGCAGGCCCAGCGCGTCCAGGCCAGCCGTGCGGGACGCGCATTGACCACGGAATACCTGCCCTGGCTCGCCGTCCGGCGGGACGGGCTGGCGGCCGACGACCATGCGACGGGGCAACTGTCGGTGCTGTCCTTCGCCAGTGCCGGGGCCCTGCGCCAACGGCCCGACGCCACCACCCGCTTCGCGTGGCTCGCCCGGACGACACCCGACTCGATGCGGGTACCGGCGCGGCAGGTGTTCCCGTCGCCCGACCCGTTCCAACTGCTGCGCGACTTCCAGGCCTCGGGCGAGCGGCAGGTGCTGGCCGCGCGGATCACCGGCCCGGTGTCCACCGCCTTCCCGGACGGCCCGCCCCCCGGGGCCACCCCCCAGGGCGAGCATCGCCGCACCGCGGCCCAGCCCCTGAATGCCGTGGTGGTCGCCGACGCCGACCTGCTGGTCGATGGTTCGTGGCTGGAAGCCGGCCGGGGCGGCGACGGCGCGCCGGTCCCCATTGCCAACAACGCGGACTTCGTGCTGCGGGCGGTCGAGCATCTGGCCGGCACGCCGGCACTGCTGGACCTGCCGGTGCGCCAGACCAGCACCCGCCCCTTCGCGGTGCTGGAGGAGTTGCGGAACGCCGCCGAACAACGCTTCCGCGAGACCGAGCGCCAGCTCCTGGACCGCTTGCGGGAGGCCGAGGAACGCATCAACCGCATCGCCGCCGACAACCGCACCGCCGGCATCGACGTGATCCTGACGCCGGACCAGCAGCAGGCGATCGAACGGTTCCGGGCCGAGGCCGTCGGCATCCGCACCCAGCTTCGCGACGTGCAGCGCGCGCTGCGCGCCGACATCGACCGGCTGGATGGGATGATCAAGGCGTTGAACGTCGCGGTGGCGCCGATGCTGGCGGGTGCGGGACTCTTCGCCTTCAACCGGTGGCGACGGCGCGGCGGCGGGCTCCCGCCCCGGATCACGCGCTGTGTACACACAGGCATGGCCGCCGCATGGGCCCGCACAGGCCGTCCGATTGTCGACGCCCTGCGCCGGGCCATGGCGCCCTTGGCCGCCAAGCTGCCCGGCATTCCCAAGTCCCCGCGCCGGACCTGA
- a CDS encoding ABC transporter ATP-binding protein — MIEVEGLTKRFAAIPAVSDVGFSVAAGDVVGLIGPNGAGKSTTLKMITGYLPPTSGRAVVCGFDVAKDPTEVKRRIGYLPEGAPAYADMGVGDFLDFVAGARGLKGPAKARRVDEVVERMRLGDVLTQPIDTVSKGFKRRVGIAQAVLHDPPVLILDEPTADLDPNQRHEVHRLVRDMAPGRAILVSTHMLDEVEALCSRTVVLAGGRVVAHATPEELQSRSSHHNAVRIRVAGDQADKTLNAVRGLPRVAEAVRIDRAGPHPTVDILVKPQPGETIAEAVRDALTAHRLPVDELRIERGRLDDVFRQLTGT; from the coding sequence ATGATCGAGGTCGAAGGCCTTACGAAGCGGTTCGCCGCCATTCCGGCGGTGAGCGATGTCGGCTTTTCCGTCGCCGCGGGCGACGTCGTCGGGCTGATCGGCCCGAACGGCGCCGGGAAAAGCACCACGCTGAAGATGATCACCGGCTATCTGCCGCCCACGTCGGGACGGGCGGTCGTGTGCGGCTTCGACGTCGCCAAGGACCCGACCGAGGTGAAGCGCCGCATCGGCTACCTGCCCGAAGGGGCGCCCGCCTATGCCGACATGGGTGTGGGCGACTTCCTGGACTTCGTGGCCGGTGCGCGTGGGTTGAAGGGGCCGGCCAAGGCCAGGCGCGTGGACGAGGTGGTCGAGCGCATGCGCCTGGGCGATGTGCTGACCCAGCCCATCGACACGGTTTCCAAGGGCTTCAAGCGCCGGGTGGGAATCGCGCAGGCGGTCCTGCACGACCCGCCGGTGCTGATCCTGGACGAACCGACCGCCGATCTCGACCCCAACCAGCGGCACGAGGTGCACCGGCTCGTGCGCGACATGGCGCCCGGCCGGGCCATCCTGGTGTCCACCCACATGCTGGACGAGGTGGAGGCGCTGTGCAGCCGGACGGTGGTGCTGGCCGGCGGCCGCGTCGTCGCCCACGCGACGCCGGAGGAATTGCAGTCCCGGTCGTCCCATCACAATGCCGTGCGGATCCGGGTGGCCGGGGATCAGGCGGACAAGACGCTGAACGCCGTGAGGGGCCTGCCGCGGGTGGCCGAGGCGGTGCGCATCGACCGGGCCGGCCCGCACCCCACCGTCGACATCCTGGTCAAGCCGCAACCGGGCGAAACGATCGCCGAGGCGGTCCGCGATGCGCTGACCGCGCACCGTCTGCCGGTGGACGAGCTGCGCATCGAGCGCGGGCGGCTGGACGACGTGTTCCGCCAACTGACCGGAACGTAA
- a CDS encoding carbon-nitrogen hydrolase family protein — MKVSLIQMNSREDKAANLAAAERLIRAAVAADGPDLVALPEVWPFQGVDAELKRANAEPLPDGEAYRLLHGLACELGVAIHGGSLHERGPEKLFNTTVVFDRDGRELARYRKMHLFDIVTPDGRAYRESSQIEGGREVVAYALAGRTVGCTICYDLRFPELFQALARKGAEVMMVPSSFTLQTGKDHWEVLLRARAIETGSYVVAPAQWGAFADGTRQTYGHSLVVDPWGHVVARASDGEGFVTARLDFDYLAKVREMIPVHRHKVLGA; from the coding sequence ATGAAGGTCTCGCTGATCCAGATGAACTCGCGCGAGGACAAGGCGGCCAACCTGGCTGCGGCCGAGCGGCTGATCCGCGCCGCGGTGGCGGCCGACGGACCCGACCTTGTCGCCCTGCCCGAGGTCTGGCCCTTCCAGGGGGTGGACGCCGAGTTGAAACGCGCCAACGCCGAGCCCCTCCCCGACGGCGAGGCCTACCGGCTTCTGCACGGCCTCGCCTGTGAACTGGGTGTGGCCATCCACGGCGGCAGCCTGCACGAGCGCGGGCCGGAGAAGCTGTTCAACACCACCGTCGTGTTCGACCGCGACGGGCGGGAGTTGGCGCGCTACCGCAAGATGCACCTGTTCGACATCGTCACGCCGGATGGCCGCGCCTACCGGGAGTCGAGCCAGATCGAGGGCGGGCGCGAGGTGGTGGCCTATGCGTTGGCCGGCCGCACGGTGGGGTGCACCATCTGCTACGACCTGCGCTTCCCCGAACTGTTCCAGGCCCTGGCCCGCAAGGGGGCCGAGGTGATGATGGTGCCCTCCTCCTTCACCCTGCAGACCGGCAAGGACCATTGGGAGGTGCTGCTGCGCGCCCGTGCCATCGAAACCGGCAGCTACGTCGTCGCCCCGGCCCAATGGGGCGCCTTCGCCGACGGCACGCGCCAGACCTACGGCCACAGTCTGGTGGTCGATCCCTGGGGCCATGTCGTGGCGCGGGCCAGCGATGGCGAGGGGTTCGTCACCGCGCGGCTGGATTTCGACTATCTCGCCAAGGTGCGCGAAATGATCCCCGTGCACCGGCACAAGGTGCTGGGCGCATAA